The window GGTATTCAAGTTCATCTGTTGGGCTTCCCGTAATACCCCATGTTCTTTTGTCAGCATCATGGCCTCGACGAGGTAGATGTCAAACTCTATAACTTCTTAATAAGTTTGATAGTTTGATGATGACGATGATGAAAATCTCTGATATTTGTATATACTTATGTCTTTTTGGAGTTCAGTATGTGTAACATTCCTACTTGTACTAACACTTTTTTAGAGCTTGATCTTGGAACCCAAACATTAGTTTTTCCACTGGAGGTGAAATAACACGTTAGCTCTTCTTAGTGAGGGAGAAATGTTAATGCACTTGAACTATATTCAACGTTTTTGTCTGTCTTCTACTGTTTCTCCACTTTTTCTTACTTTCCCTTCCATTGCTTTCACAAATTACCCTGATTTCCACTTTAATTCTCACACCATATACGTATGAAGGAATTGCATGTTGAAAAAGTTTAGAAGATAGACCAGGGGTTGTGAATTAGTGAAGTAGATGGATAGGCCTGCTTCCTTCATACGTAAATATGACTACTACTAgaagaaaatctcaaaatattACCATACATTCCCCCGTAGCCATTctcaatgaaagaaaaaaaaggaagaaattaTTCACCCATTGGACGAGCAAAGCATACTAACATCACATTTTTCTCACGTCTGCCAAAATTTGCACCCTTTCCATGTGGAAAGAGCATATGATGTTATCATAATTTTGATTGACACTAATGATTCATAGGGGTTTGAAATCAAATCTCACTGAATCATCTTTTAAGACTTGATAAGCATGgtttttgagtttgaattgtgattttatgacaAAAGTAATGGTATAACTTGTTTAATTCTTCAATAATGTGTGGAAATGGGTCCCTTTCTTCTATGAATGAAAGATTcgatataattaaaatgatacgTAATGTAAttgaatgaaataaaatatcatggatctcaataattaataaaaaatgaggtaaagagttttttttcacttaataaatATGTCTTTCGAGTTTAAGCAATGGGCTCATGACAAGAACATTTTGAATGAATTTACTACCTTTATATTATTTCTAAAATCCTTTAAAGAGTAAATTTGAATtgcttgtacaaataaaaagaaaaatgttttacgTAGGTACACACGACACATAGATTAAGGCAATCTTTAATCAGGTAAATCTTGATAGTGATTAGTAAATCCTACCTCACCCAAGGTATTATTTGGCTTATTGTCCTAAAACGGCAccgttttataagtaaaaaactttgtttttccttcaacATTCCCTATCAACAGGCATGACTCCTAGGTGACAGAAAGTTCATAACGTAGGACAATGACTCAGTCAAGGAAGCAAACTAATGATAAATAATGACTCAGTCAAGGATGTAAACCAAAGATGCAACAATTCGTTTTGTTTTTCTGCAGACGACAAAGCTTTAAGATAAATAATGATGCCCAACATGTTATAGCATAGCAACTGTAATTACATCTAGTTATAAATCTGTTAAGTCAGATCTTTAGATATAAAGAAagcaagcttatagatataaaGGCGAAGTTCTTCCATCTTTCCATTATGCACAAAAGTTCTAAATACAATAGTAGGAGTACATAGTTCCGCTGACCTATTCGATTTCCATTTCCGAGGTAAGAGTGAAGATCTTTCCCTCTTTATGCTTTACTCTCAGACCTAATATTATATTGGCATATCCACTACAAATACCCCCATTAACTTATAAGTTATCATCGAGAATAGTGGACATCAACAGTCCTTGGATGCACTCACACCTTTGAGCCTTCTCCTCATGGTCCTTGTCCGACAGTTGCGACTGCTGAGACTTTCTGTCATCAGAAACTATGGTGTTAGAACATTAAATCTAATTGATAACTCACACGACAGTGAATCTAAACTAATTAATGCAGTGCCAGAAGGCATGGGCAGTTTCTACTAAGCAGTAGGAGGGGAAGAATATGCAAAATGCAGGTAAACCTATGCATCCAATGTGgataaaatttcatcaattgACAGCATTGATGCCTTCATAGTCCTTTCGAGCAAGGGTAAGACTTGTACATAGAAAAAATGGCCTAGATTGTAATTGCACCACTATGATCAAGTGGTATCTACTTACTTACTAGCAAggcaaataataaaaacaaaataatttctgCCTAATCCACGGCATTTCCTACCCCTCAAAATTGTTTACTAAATCAAAGAGCATTGTGTACTACCGGCAACCATATCAATCTTAAGGGAccagaaagagaaagaaaaggactaatatcaaaagaataaatgaCACCAGCAGTCATACCTTTCTAGAAATTCTTTATTTGAGCTTTCCTTTACTGCATGTGCTTCAGCAATAGAAAGAGGCTGCAAGCTTACAGGCTCATCAACTGTGGGTGGATTAAAAATAAACGATGATAATAATGGATCAGGTTCTACATTGGAAGAAGAAACAATGCATGAAGATCCACCAGGAAAGGCCTGCCAATTTCCTTCTCGCAGTTCTTTTCTCAACATGGCAAATGTCAAATTGGTTCCACCCTTGCGTAATCTCCGCTTGCGCTGCACGTAATATCCAGTCAAGGAATAACCTGAACCGTCATTCATCATGACATGCTTCCTCACAAACAAACTAAAgacatttaaatttacaaaGAAGAGAACAACCTGAGAATGGGGAAAGTGTTTTACAGGGATAACACACTATCATCTTGGTCACTGTGAGCAGATATGTaatcaattcaaaaaaaaaacaaaagagaaaagaaatgctCTTACTGAAGTCTATTATGTTTCACATGCATTGCTACACCATGGCACATATAGTCAGGCACCATGGTGAAGATGAAAGCAGATCAAAGTGTCTAGCCttataaaaaaagagagatcAATATTCGGACCAGACATACATGATAATAGCATTATTTAACCAGCCTTGACATCAGAACCAAACAAGATATAACAAAGCTTAGAAAAAATTCCACACGAAAAGGATACCTTTAGAAAATTTCCGTGTTGCATGGTAATGTGGCTAACAATATCCATTCCAACCCTCTTTGCACAAACTGGGCAGACCtgacaaattaaaattcaatcaaacacatattaagtaaaattcaAATGTAACTCTCAAGAAATGTTATGTGTCCAGCGGACCAACAACTCATATCAATTGGGAGAAGAATAAATCAAAGTATGGAGAATCATACAATTTATCCAATTAATTAGAAAGCTAAACAACTTAACCCACTACTGTTCTCCAGTTAATGAATGCTAGACACTGTTAATGAAGCAAACAACATCTATCTATTACTCTAGCCGCAATAAAATCCACAATAAAAGACACATAGCTAACTAAATGATCAAAAACCTTACTAAGTCAAATCCCCAAGTCAACACCAACAGGATTAAAAGTCccacttcaaaattttcaacttttttttcccAATTAAGAACCACTCCACACAAACTTTCAGAATATtcttccttcatcaataaccGAACCTAGCTTTAACAAAGTTCATCTTTTTCTGATCaatttaataagaaataacATCAATATGAAACaaagaattataaatatatgaaaGATTAGGAAACGGGTACCCCGTTTTTGGCTTCAACAGGATGATCCTCATCGATGTGGCAACAAAGCCCAACAATGTCGAAATCCTCAGCGCAAAACGGACATAAGAACTCCGCCTTGAAATCCTCGTCGCCGTCAACTTCTTCATATCCTCCTCCCAGAAACAGATCTACCCacaacaaacaaacaaacaatacAAGACAagaaacatcaaaattttcatcataaaattttcatttcaattcTTAATTTCTCGAGAACCAAACGGGAAAACACTAACCAGATCGAGATTGGTGACGCCtagaagaagaggaaaaagaagaaggattgGAGAATCGAAAGCTCAATGAATTTGACTCCATTTTTTCctggaaagaaaaaacaaagaacccaactttcttttcttcttttgatcTAGTATTCGCGAATCTTTCTTGTGGGGGTAAAATTTGGTAAACTTATTAGAACCGAGTCCttaaatgaaaggaaaaaaaacccAGAAAGATGGAAGTGAAAGGAAGAAACGAGGAAACgataggagagagaaagagcaGAGAGAGACTCTCCACCGAACTTCTGGTTCGGGGTTCAGCCTCTTTTATgaaccattttttttcctttttggtttttttgctTAATTGCCCATTAAGTTTTAACAAATTGTTGAAATGCCCCTTTCTTTTGAACTAATTGGATTTTGCtcgaaaaatttttttgagtgGGCGGTTGAGATTGCCGTCACCGGGCGAGGAATTAACTACGTCACGGAGGAATTTGATTGGACTAATTTTTGAAACGCGTTTTGTAACGTCGTTTGTTTCTGACTATCCACGCGTACTTGCAGGAGCTGTCGTTTCATTGGTTGGAAGTTGCAACTGATAAAGAAGGAAGATGTTAGGGTCAGCTTGTCAACCAGCTCTCGTAGCTCAGTTGGTTAGAGCACCCGTTTAGTAAGCGGGAGGTCTTGAGTTCGACTCTCAACGAGAGCAAATTGTTTACTTCACAACTCACAAGCCGAGTTCACAGACCAGCCTCCATTTTTCACCACTCACAAGTATAGTTCACAGACCAGCCTCCATTTCCTGCAACTGCtatgaaaacaaaaggaataCATTTTCAACCCGAAGAAGAGTATATATGATCATCCTTAAATACAAGAGTATAGATCAACTTGAGCAGTTACAAGCAATAAAACAATGCTAGTTTCAGCTCTTCTTTTTAGTCTTCATCAAGTCGCTGAGATCTGAAGCCtggaaagatttttcaagaaaatcagCAATCGTGAGCTTCATGTCAACCGTCATCCTCTCAAGTATAACTGACAACAAGTTCACGTCTGACATGGCTCTATGTGTTGCATCTACTGCTTGAATGTCAAAGTGTTCGCAGAGTGCTTGTAGTGAGAAGAGCCTTGATCCTGTTAACAGTATAAAACAATCAAACTGACTGAAAAATTATGCAGAAtgggaggggggggggggggggggggaaggCTCTAACCATTCAACTTCATCATCTGGCGGGCCAGAGGAAGGGTGTCTAAAAACAGCCAATTAGGAGGAATATCCATTGAACAACGGCTGAATTCCTTGACAAGAAAAGGTACATCGAAACATCGTGCATTGTGAGCAATAAACAAAGCAAGGCTCCCAGGAATTTGTTGGCGGCTTCTGATGTAGTGCAGTAGGATTGGGATGAAGTCCTTCATCCTAGCGAGCAGTCATCCAGCATGGGGCATTGATCACCAGTTGAAGTGGAGAGGCAATCAATATAAAGATAATCAATGAACTTGAAGTAAGAAATTTTAACATCAGTTGAGTTTGAGGATGATATATACCTTGGGACATCTGGTTGATTCACCATGTTGGTTGTAATACCATGAATGTGTGAATTTGGAACATGTTGTTCAGGGTTAATCAGGGTGTGGAAACAACTGTTCTTTCCCCCCATAAGGTCTCGGATTGCAATTTCGATAATCCGCCCACTCTCTTTGCAAAATCCAGTGGTTTCAATATCAAAAACGAACACTCTTACAAATTGCTTTGGATCTTGGCTCTCTAAAATCTGGCGTTTAGCATCACAATACTGGATGCTACTAAGGCAACTTGAAACTGAAGAACTAATAGTGCTTGCCTGCACTTGTCCATCCAAGAATTTATGCCTAACGTTGCTTCTTTCACCTTTCTCCTTGTCTCTAGTTCTTAGCCCACTTTCTGTTGATCTAGGTCTCAAAACCTGAGTCCTATTAGTTGTCCCTTGAAAAGGCTCGAAATCATGTGATCCTAGCAACTTAAATTTAGAAAAAGCCTTGAAAGAATGTCTTCGTATGTCGAACTTGTGTGGCAAACAGCCTACATATGTTGATTGAAAGTGTGGTAAGGGCTGGATTCTGCATCTAGGAAATtgcaaaagggaaaaactAACAGCACCTGCCATCCTTTGGGCTCGATAAGCTGCAACAAAATTAGCTTGCAACTTAGTAAAACAATTCCACCTGTTTCAACATGGAATAGAATGTTAACTGGAAGACGGTGTAAAAATTACATATGCTactagaagaaaaaaagttttatgTAGAGCCATAACCACAGTACAGAATACattgaaattcaattttaattctaCAGGCATTTAAGTTCTAACTCAGAAGAACTGAATTTTCTTCCATTGTTCCTGCAGTTGATGTTGCGTTTTAGTAACCTAACGAAAACCAGGGTACCATATTGAAACAGCTTTCGTTTATACTTAATCcttgaaagaaacaaaagaaaaaaagcaagGATGGAAAAATCTTTCAGGGCTTCAACTATGTGATTTAGAAACACAGCCAGACTCAGACATTTTGAGATGCTCTGTAATAACTTGCAAGTCCTCATGAGATAATTATGAATTGTAAGTTAGACTtctatattctttaaatcCCCATTTACCATataagaaaactaaaaatatactacttttttttttaaccacaGGTAGTCCTATGAGAACTTCCACCCTACTTTGCCATTGCCACTGGCTTCACTTCCATAGGTTTCAATGACATACGTTTAGCAAATAATGAATGTATAACAGGCCAAATTTATCAGGAAGAAACTCAATccaattaaataattatgatttCAGAAAAGAATGAACCTTTATTGCACACATATCAGAACCAAAACCATAGCCCAATAACATAACTTCCAGAAACATGCTTACCAGCAATAAGCAATAACCCACAATATGTTAAAAGTAAAACTAGAAAGAAATCCACCCCCATCAACTTCACTCACACTAAGCTATCCATAAAAGAAAAcccaaatcaaaaaaaaataatctgGGTTTCATTGAGCTACAATCTAAAGAAGCAACAAGAAAcacaaaataacaaaacagTGACAAAAGAACTACCTTTAGGGAATTCAAAACCTGGAAACTTCTACATTGGCCTTTGGGACGgtcattttgaaattataaacagtctagagagagaatgaaagtGCTGATGGTGCAATTTCTGAAGCCCCAAAGGAACTGTCGGTCGTGCACGCTTTTTGCTTTGCAGTTCCAGGGACAAAGGACGAACCCTCTCTTTGGCGCTGTTTGACGCCTAGGCAACCAAGGGGCAaacaatacaaaaaaaaaaaaaacactcgGTCATTGGAATTTGGAATCTTGTAACCAAAACTTTATAAAGTTACAACCCAACCATTGTTTTGACCAAAACCGAACAGAAGCCTTATCAGGCTGAGCCCAAATCAGTGCCCATTCTTGGAAAATCTTGTGAATGACCGGAACCCAAACTAAAGATTCTAGTTACGACCCAACCTTCTTAATCTATACTTTTCTAAAACGTTGAACTCTTATCTGTGTAAGGATTAAGAAAATAGAGGAACTTGGAGAAATTGACAAGAATAAATTTCTCTCTGTCTTGTCCTGTTAAAGAAACTGCAAGATCAAAATATGTTCAGAACTTGCTTATTGCTCtgttggatgatattttaacTCAAATAATTGGAGAAATGTGAGTCCGATTATGAATCTTAAATTGAGATTATAGTCAGCACTCTCCTCTTATAGAAAGTGATAACCTGTCAGCTAGACCCAGCTCAACTTATCTGTTCTGTGCTTGGCTTGAACTGATCAGTGATTTTCACCAAGCCATTTAACTGTACAAGAGAGCATGAGGTTGGATTTGATGCAAGTGTGAGCCGTGCTTCACTGCTGCCCATGGAATCACGCAAGGAATTGTACTTGGTTAAGGCAGaccatagttttttttttttttcccttcacAAAGAGCGAGGTTGAGGGGGCAGTGGTACCAACCAATGATGGATGTTGACTTAGAGATGAAGCCAATAATGCCACCCGATGCTGTGTCACAAAGGCCATTCCCAAGGCCTTTTTCCCCCATTTGATTTAGTAAGATGCCAACACACCATTGGCCTAATAAAAGGGaccgagagagagagaaagggatgGGGTTTTGTTTCATCTTCTTGGAAAACTTAAGGCCAAAAATCAGGTGCTTTGCTAATGTTACCCCATGTGCAATTAATTTAGTGTCTTATGTAAAGCAACAGTGGTGTTGCTTCCTCCTTTTTGGATTTGCACATTCCTGAAAAAATAATTGCCAAGAAAAAGGGGTTTGCATCCTTTCAGTTCATctgcaaaaagaaataataaaccAATTAAACTCTAAAATATTACAAGAAATGCTCGACTGACATTGTGTCTGACGATTTAATTGAATTGTATTAATCGTGTATACTAATACTAAACTACGATCCTGATTGTGCATTTCACTGTAAGCCTGTACCTATAAGCTAGCCAAATATATTATGAGCACTACAATTAGGGAGCAAAATGTGTCATCTTCCACGCTTGAAGTACTGTATCGATATGAGAATTCTGTGTTTTACTGTACTTATCAATGCATAAGTTTATACATTATTAAAATATGGTACATGTGTCCAATCAAGTTCAGAGTAGTTAAACTTATAGGACTGCTACATGAACCAACAACAAAAATTGCCTCCTTTGATTAAGTTCAAcattggatgccaattgatTCGTAAAACCCTGTATGGTAAAACTGCAAAACAAGCAAAAGTTAAAAACTTTCAAACCACATCATCATGAGCTTGGcgaaccatggaaaatgccaTGTGAAGGATATAAATTTCCACCATCCAATCCCAGGGGGAGGGGATGGCCTAGACACAGGAGAAAAGGGTATTTATCCCATTATTCACAGGGTCAAGCTCCGGGTCTCTAGTTGGCAACTTGaagggaaaatttttaattttttcccaTGGAAAATATGTAAATCCTGGCAAGCACTTCTTTTACCTAGAAGAGTAATGGAGGCCCGAggttattgaaattaaattggttATTTGAACTTGTCTTAagttcaaatataaaaaaatcgtATTTTATACAATCGAATGGAATAGTAGTAGATATCTATTTTAAAGGTCGCAGTCCCTGATTAGAattgggaagaagaagaggagcAATGTGGGCGGGAAGGTTCCCATGGCCTGTCCTCACTTTGATTTTAGCTTTGGCATTAAACAGAAGAGAGCTAGAGACAATGATTGGTGTCCTGGAGGCATTGATTCCACGGTAAAAGTATAATTAACAATAGGATTTGATACCTGATAGCATTTGGTCAGTGAAATCTGTCTAAAAGACAGCCCAAGGTGACAGGGAGCAGCTGTTTTGCAAGCCTGGCAAACTGTACGATAAACCTGGAGATGTGGATCTAATTccaagctatttccaactggTACACCGAAAGTGTATCCCCTCCCATCCCCTCCTTTTTGGTTGACAGGTAGTTCCCAGGTTTCACTTCAAtaattttgattgaaaattgttttttttgtgAAACAATTGAAAGAAGCTGGGTGTCGGGGAGGCAAGAATTTCCATCCCCACGTGCTGAATTATCCTTTTCTTTATAGTATTATTTGTTGCAAAACCTCAAAGGTTTCCCATAAATGGATCAAAAAGGTGAAAGCAACCCAACTCTGACTGATCACCCAACTTTTTGCCCATTTTTTGAGATTTCTCTTGCGTCCATTCACTCAGGCCATTGCTTTTGCTACTTTTTAACCACAGAATCAATCCTTGGCATGCAACACGCTTCTCTGCATGGATGATAATAAACCCTAATGGAATCAACAGCCTGATCAATTATGATCGAAAACCATGGTTTCTTTAACCATCAACTTATTCATCTCAATCTCCCACCTTACCTTTTTGCACAATCATAGACCAAGAGAATCAATTGTGATCGGGGTATATGTTAAGATGTTCACATCTTAAATTACAGATCAAGCTGTGAGTTTGGAATCAACAGCCTGATCAATTTTGGTCAGAATCATGGGTTTTTTACGAAATCTTCAACCAtctttttgacaaaaattagatttaaaatgagttatttttatatattttagaataaatcATTATCTAGGTATATGATAAGATGTTCATATCTTGAACGGTAGATGAAATTATGGGTTTGGAGTGTGACataaatataacatttttcgttggaatttgaatttttttatgaaaaatttcgtcatttttttttttgtaatgttaaatattatgatttattgtatattattatcttgCCTATGCTTCATGTACAAATACAAAATATGCAATGGTGTGATAAAACCTTTTTGTATGATCGAAAaagcaaaatcaaataaaaccaaaaagaagGAGAAATCAAAATGATACAATATGAGTGTATAGACTAGAGACAAACACATGCTTAGAcccaaaataagaaaagaataaaatgccATTGGATTCAACCTACCAAGACAAACCTACTttcttttctccgtttataatattataaaaataaaaataaaaacatttgaaaaaattaaaaataaaaaaaactaatagccttcttttttcttttcttttatttcgcTATGCGGTGAAAGAGACGTGTTACGGAGAGGCGCACGTACGCTTGCGAAGCGTGGGCCCGCCATCTCTCCGCGTTGGTTGGTGGggtccttttcttttcttttcttttctttttttaacgCTGGGCATAGTTGGTGAAGGGACCCACCCGTCGGGCTCAATGGACACCACCACGTGTCCCTCTCTGATTTCGAAATGCTTTTGAAGATCATCCAACACGTCACGTTTGTTGCACGTCTGCTGACGTGGACAACTCTAAAGTGGGTCTGTGGGtccccttctttttttttcccctgaGGGAAAGGTGG is drawn from Theobroma cacao cultivar B97-61/B2 chromosome 4, Criollo_cocoa_genome_V2, whole genome shotgun sequence and contains these coding sequences:
- the LOC18603586 gene encoding protein DEHYDRATION-INDUCED 19 homolog 4 yields the protein MESNSLSFRFSNPSSFSSSSRRHQSRSDLFLGGGYEEVDGDEDFKAEFLCPFCAEDFDIVGLCCHIDEDHPVEAKNGVCPVCAKRVGMDIVSHITMQHGNFLKRKRRLRKGGTNLTFAMLRKELREGNWQAFPGGSSCIVSSSNVEPDPLLSSFIFNPPTVDEPVSLQPLSIAEAHAVKESSNKEFLERKSQQSQLSDKDHEEKAQRCECIQGLLMSTILDDNL
- the LOC18603587 gene encoding exonuclease DPD1, chloroplastic/mitochondrial, translating into MAGAVSFSLLQFPRCRIQPLPHFQSTYVGCLPHKFDIRRHSFKAFSKFKLLGSHDFEPFQGTTNRTQVLRPRSTESGLRTRDKEKGERSNVRHKFLDGQVQASTISSSVSSCLSSIQYCDAKRQILESQDPKQFVRVFVFDIETTGFCKESGRIIEIAIRDLMGGKNSCFHTLINPEQHVPNSHIHGITTNMVNQPDVPRMKDFIPILLHYIRSRQQIPGSLALFIAHNARCFDVPFLVKEFSRCSMDIPPNWLFLDTLPLARQMMKLNGSRLFSLQALCEHFDIQAVDATHRAMSDVNLLSVILERMTVDMKLTIADFLEKSFQASDLSDLMKTKKKS